From Deferribacterota bacterium, one genomic window encodes:
- a CDS encoding glycogen/starch synthase, producing MLEILHIASEVFPFSKTGGLADVAYSLPKAQLALGAKTKVFTPLYKDIYNNFSLDKVIFNTNIQTQCGNFNFQVYKHLYNDLEFYFFRNDHFFFREGYYSEKGAEYGDNFLRFGCFCEAILQFLDFFELNPHIIHIHDWQASFIPTLIKTKYPFIKSKIFLTIHNITFQGIFDKYCLQMLNIPEYLYNIEFLEFYGAVNFLKGAIVFSDFITTVSPTYAKEITSPEFGYGLDGLLRKYQHKLKGILNGIDYEFYNPERDNFIYEKYNKENIYKKETNKNMLCNKLSLSNNKPLFIYISRFSEQKGIDLIVNMLETKDMSNFTIVILGSGSIDIEERLKAISSYKNNIYVYIGYNEPLAHKLYASADFLLMPSRFEPCGLSQLIAMRYGTIPIVSKRGGLIDTVKDIKEKGYGFFVDTLNAHSIYYNMERAYNLYCDKEHLYNIAYKCMSLDFSWRKHAAEYLRCYKLSIDYNGDSYEI from the coding sequence ATGCTGGAAATATTACATATAGCAAGCGAAGTATTCCCTTTTTCAAAAACAGGTGGACTGGCTGATGTTGCCTACTCACTACCAAAGGCTCAATTAGCTTTAGGAGCAAAAACAAAGGTTTTTACCCCCCTTTACAAGGATATTTATAATAATTTTAGTCTAGATAAAGTTATTTTTAATACAAATATTCAAACACAATGCGGGAATTTTAATTTTCAAGTATACAAGCACCTTTACAATGATCTTGAGTTTTACTTTTTTAGAAATGATCACTTCTTTTTCAGAGAAGGTTATTACTCAGAAAAGGGAGCAGAATATGGTGATAATTTTTTACGCTTTGGGTGTTTTTGTGAAGCAATATTACAATTTTTAGATTTTTTTGAATTAAACCCTCATATAATTCATATACACGATTGGCAGGCCTCTTTTATCCCAACCCTTATAAAGACTAAATACCCCTTTATTAAATCTAAAATTTTCTTGACTATACACAATATTACTTTCCAAGGCATATTTGATAAATACTGCCTACAAATGCTAAATATACCAGAATATTTATATAATATCGAGTTTTTAGAATTCTATGGTGCTGTCAATTTTTTAAAAGGGGCAATTGTTTTCTCAGATTTCATAACAACTGTTAGTCCAACCTATGCAAAAGAGATAACTTCACCTGAGTTTGGATATGGCCTAGATGGGCTATTAAGAAAATATCAACATAAATTAAAGGGAATTTTAAATGGTATAGATTATGAATTTTATAACCCTGAAAGGGACAATTTTATATATGAAAAATATAATAAAGAGAATATATATAAAAAAGAAACTAATAAAAATATGTTATGTAATAAATTATCACTGTCAAACAATAAGCCTTTATTTATATATATATCAAGATTTTCTGAACAAAAAGGAATAGATTTGATTGTAAACATGCTTGAAACAAAGGATATGTCAAATTTCACAATTGTAATCTTAGGTAGTGGCTCTATAGATATAGAAGAAAGACTAAAAGCTATTTCATCGTATAAAAATAATATCTATGTTTATATTGGATATAATGAGCCCCTAGCTCATAAATTATACGCTAGTGCAGATTTTCTTTTAATGCCTTCCCGCTTTGAGCCATGTGGGCTTTCTCAGCTAATAGCTATGAGGTATGGCACAATACCAATAGTAAGCAAAAGAGGTGGCCTAATTGATACTGTTAAAGATATAAAAGAAAAAGGCTATGGTTTTTTTGTTGACACCCTGAATGCCCATAGTATATACTATAATATGGAAAGGGCATATAATTTATATTGTGACAAAGAGCACCTATATAATATAGCCTACAAGTGTATGTCCTTGGACTTTTCTTGGCGCAAACATGCAGCTGAATATTTGAGGTGCTATAAGCTATCAATTGATTACAATGGAGATAGTTATGAAATATGA
- the galT gene encoding galactose-1-phosphate uridylyltransferase, with the protein MSELRFDPLKSRWTTIAPERAIRPFDFKENKYYSNNESFCPFCPGNEAASPNEILRFNEANSDNWALRVVPNKFPAFKVEGDVKRKGYGPYNIVEGIGAHEVVIETPKHNLLLKDYSLDILYNMFRAFKLRILDLRKDIRFRYIFAFKNFGFTAGATLTHPHSQIIAMPIIPNAIKYMLKSAKQYYASKERCLICDILNLEYDHNERVIIENSDFVAICPFSSFTPFETRIYPIKHSHDFTATEDDELLALANLVKEILSRLDNALKNPHLNIILHTSPPLIKQPAHPEYWHSIFYDYHWHLEIVPRLTGIAAFELATGININVVKPEEAAKFLKYVSVK; encoded by the coding sequence ATGTCTGAATTAAGATTTGACCCATTAAAATCTAGATGGACAACTATTGCACCAGAGAGGGCCATTAGACCCTTTGATTTTAAAGAAAACAAATATTACTCTAATAACGAATCTTTTTGCCCCTTTTGTCCTGGGAATGAGGCTGCCTCACCAAATGAGATATTAAGGTTTAATGAGGCAAACTCAGACAATTGGGCTTTACGTGTTGTGCCCAACAAATTTCCTGCCTTTAAAGTTGAAGGGGATGTTAAAAGAAAAGGTTATGGACCCTATAATATTGTTGAAGGTATTGGTGCCCACGAGGTTGTTATAGAAACCCCAAAACATAATCTTTTATTAAAAGATTATAGTTTAGATATTTTATATAATATGTTTAGAGCTTTTAAATTAAGGATATTAGACCTAAGGAAAGATATTAGATTTAGATATATATTTGCCTTTAAAAATTTTGGGTTTACTGCAGGGGCAACTCTAACACACCCACACTCACAAATAATAGCAATGCCAATTATCCCAAATGCAATTAAATATATGTTAAAATCGGCAAAACAATATTATGCATCAAAGGAACGGTGCTTAATATGTGATATTTTAAATCTTGAATATGACCATAATGAGCGTGTTATAATAGAAAATAGCGATTTTGTAGCAATATGCCCTTTTTCATCATTTACACCCTTTGAAACAAGAATATACCCAATAAAACACTCACATGATTTTACGGCTACTGAGGATGACGAGCTTTTAGCACTTGCTAACTTAGTCAAGGAGATTCTATCTCGCCTTGATAACGCACTAAAAAATCCACATTTAAATATTATCTTGCACACTTCACCACCACTAATTAAACAACCTGCACATCCAGAATATTGGCACAGTATTTTTTATGATTATCATTGGCACTTAGAAATAGTTCCAAGGTTAACTGGAATTGCAGCATTTGAGCTAGCCACGGGCATAAATATAAATGTAGTAAAACCTGAAGAGGCAGCAAAGTTTCTAAAATACGTTAGCGTCAAATAA